The Candidatus Sulfotelmatobacter sp. genome contains a region encoding:
- a CDS encoding MraY family glycosyltransferase, whose product MPYSLQLALATLALTVVATALVRVLAHRAGALDHPGPRRIHDQPVPTLGGLAMAASTLAVAWLARTLPGPARELDVRPLLGLSLASVPLLGLGIVDDTRGVSPPVKLLFQIAAGVVLVAFGYGVPLLTNPFGEPIAAGIWSGPLAILWVVIVINAINLIDGLDGLAAGVVAIAAATLWWVGRGHGDFYVMFMASLLIGTTLGFLFFNFPPARIFMGDTGSHFLGLVLAAASLLENRKATTTVALLFPLTALAVPLADGVFAFARRLKAGRHVFSADREHVHHRVLRLGIGPRASLFVLWGFCGACGLLGMMLEALPRATGVLLVAAMAVALFGVYRLLGRRGDSSN is encoded by the coding sequence ATGCCCTATTCGCTCCAGTTGGCACTGGCCACGCTTGCCCTGACGGTGGTCGCCACCGCGCTGGTGCGCGTGCTCGCGCATCGGGCCGGCGCGCTCGATCATCCCGGGCCGCGGCGGATCCACGACCAGCCGGTACCGACCCTCGGGGGGCTGGCCATGGCGGCCTCGACGCTGGCGGTGGCGTGGCTCGCGCGCACGCTGCCCGGACCCGCGCGAGAGCTGGACGTGCGGCCGCTGCTCGGGCTGTCGCTGGCGTCGGTGCCGTTGCTGGGGCTCGGCATCGTGGACGATACGCGCGGGGTTTCCCCGCCCGTGAAGCTGCTGTTCCAGATCGCGGCCGGCGTGGTGCTGGTGGCGTTCGGCTACGGCGTGCCGCTGCTCACCAATCCATTCGGCGAGCCGATCGCCGCGGGCATCTGGAGCGGGCCGCTCGCGATCCTCTGGGTGGTGATCGTGATCAACGCCATCAATCTCATCGATGGGCTGGATGGACTGGCCGCCGGCGTGGTCGCCATCGCCGCCGCGACGTTGTGGTGGGTGGGCCGTGGACACGGCGACTTTTACGTGATGTTCATGGCCTCGCTGCTCATCGGCACCACGCTCGGCTTCCTGTTCTTCAACTTCCCGCCCGCCCGGATCTTCATGGGCGACACCGGCAGCCATTTCCTGGGGCTGGTTCTGGCGGCGGCGTCGCTGCTCGAGAACCGCAAGGCGACCACCACCGTGGCGCTGCTCTTCCCGCTGACCGCGCTGGCGGTGCCGCTCGCCGACGGCGTGTTCGCGTTCGCCCGGCGCCTCAAGGCCGGCCGCCACGTGTTCAGCGCCGATCGCGAACACGTGCACCATCGGGTTCTGCGACTCGGCATCGGGCCGCGAGCCTCGCTGTTCGTGCTCTGGGGATTCTGCGGCGCCTGCGGGCTGCTGGGCATGATGCTCGAGGCCCTGCCGCGCGCCACGGGCGTGCTGCTGGTCGCGGCGATGGCCGTGGCGCTGTTCGGCGTGTATCGGCTGCTCGGCCGGCGAGGGGATTCCAGCAACTAG